The Streptomyces sp. NBC_00224 genome has a window encoding:
- the rplR gene encoding 50S ribosomal protein L18: MAYGVKIAKGDAYKRAAKARRHVRIRKHVSGTAERPRLVVTRSNRGITAQVIDDIKGHTLASASNLDASIRGGEGDKSAQAKSVGALVAERAKAAGVEAVVFDRGGNRYAGRIAALADAAREAGLKF; this comes from the coding sequence ATGGCATACGGTGTGAAGATCGCCAAGGGCGACGCTTACAAGCGTGCGGCCAAGGCTCGCCGACACGTCCGCATCCGCAAGCACGTGTCGGGTACGGCGGAGCGTCCGCGCCTCGTCGTGACGCGTTCCAACCGCGGTATCACCGCTCAGGTCATCGACGACATCAAGGGTCACACCCTGGCGTCGGCGTCGAACCTGGACGCTTCGATCCGTGGTGGCGAGGGCGACAAGTCCGCGCAGGCCAAGTCGGTCGGCGCCCTGGTCGCCGAGCGCGCCAAGGCCGCCGGTGTCGAGGCCGTCGTGTTCGACCGTGGTGGCAACAGGTACGCCGGGCGCATTGCCGCTCTGGCTGACGCCGCCCGCGAAGCCGGGCTGAAGTTCTAA
- the rpmD gene encoding 50S ribosomal protein L30, which yields MARLKITQTKSYIGSKQNHRDTLRSLGLKRLNDTVVKEDRPEFRGMVHTVRHLVTVEEVD from the coding sequence ATGGCCCGCCTCAAGATCACGCAGACGAAGTCGTACATCGGTAGCAAGCAGAACCACCGCGACACCCTGCGTTCGCTCGGGCTCAAGCGCCTGAACGACACGGTTGTCAAGGAGGACCGCCCCGAGTTCCGCGGAATGGTGCACACCGTCCGCCACCTCGTGACGGTTGAGGAGGTCGACTGA
- the rpsQ gene encoding 30S ribosomal protein S17 produces MSEKNVTETTEQRGFRKTREGLVVSDKMDKTVVVAVEDRVKHALYGKVIRRTNKLKAHDEQNAAGIGDRVLIMETRPLSATKRWRIVEILEKAK; encoded by the coding sequence ATGAGCGAGAAGAATGTGACTGAGACGACTGAGCAGCGCGGTTTCCGCAAGACCCGTGAGGGTCTCGTCGTCAGCGACAAGATGGACAAGACCGTCGTCGTCGCTGTCGAGGACCGTGTGAAGCACGCGCTGTACGGCAAGGTCATCCGCCGTACGAACAAGCTCAAGGCGCACGACGAGCAGAACGCTGCCGGTATCGGCGACCGCGTCCTCATCATGGAGACGCGTCCGCTGTCGGCGACGAAGCGCTGGCGCATCGTCGAGATCCTCGAGAAGGCCAAGTAA
- the rpsE gene encoding 30S ribosomal protein S5 — MAGPQRRGSGAGGGERRDRKGRDGGAAAEKTAYVERVVAINRVAKVVKGGRRFSFTALVVVGDGDGTVGVGYGKAKEVPAAIAKGVEEAKKNFFKVPRIQGTIPHPIQGEKAAGVVLLKPASPGTGVIAGGPVRAVLECAGVHDILSKSLGSDNAINIVHATVAALKGLQRPEEIAARRGLPLEDVAPAALLRARAGAGA, encoded by the coding sequence ATGGCTGGACCCCAGCGCCGCGGAAGCGGTGCCGGTGGCGGCGAGCGGCGGGACCGGAAGGGTCGCGACGGTGGCGCTGCTGCCGAGAAGACCGCCTACGTTGAGCGCGTTGTCGCGATCAACCGCGTTGCCAAGGTTGTCAAGGGTGGTCGCCGCTTCAGCTTCACCGCGCTGGTCGTGGTGGGCGACGGTGACGGCACTGTAGGTGTCGGTTACGGCAAGGCCAAGGAAGTTCCCGCGGCCATCGCCAAGGGTGTCGAGGAAGCCAAGAAGAACTTCTTCAAGGTTCCCCGCATCCAGGGCACCATCCCGCACCCGATCCAGGGTGAGAAGGCCGCGGGCGTCGTCCTGCTGAAGCCTGCTTCCCCCGGTACCGGTGTTATCGCCGGTGGCCCGGTGCGCGCCGTCCTGGAGTGCGCCGGCGTTCACGACATCCTGTCGAAGTCGCTCGGCTCCGACAACGCGATCAACATCGTGCACGCGACCGTGGCGGCCCTCAAGGGCCTGCAGCGTCCCGAGGAGATCGCGGCCCGCCGCGGTCTGCCCCTTGAGGACGTCGCCCCCGCGGCTCTGCTTCGTGCACGTGCCGGGGCGGGTGCGTAA
- the rplE gene encoding 50S ribosomal protein L5, translating to MATTTTPRLKTKYREEIAGKLREEFSYENVMQIPGLVKVVVNMGVGDAARDSKLIDGAIRDLTTITGQKPAVTKARKSIAQFKLREGQPIGCHVTLRGDRMWEFLDRTLSLALPRIRDFRGLSPKQFDGRGNYTFGLTEQVMFHEIDQDKIDRTRGMDITVVTTATNDAEGRALLRHLGFPFKEA from the coding sequence ATGGCTACCACCACCACTCCGCGTCTCAAGACGAAGTACCGCGAGGAGATCGCGGGCAAGCTGCGTGAGGAGTTCTCGTACGAGAACGTCATGCAGATCCCCGGCCTCGTCAAGGTCGTCGTCAACATGGGTGTGGGCGACGCCGCCCGCGACTCCAAGCTGATCGACGGCGCCATCCGCGACCTGACCACGATCACCGGCCAGAAGCCGGCCGTGACGAAGGCCCGGAAGTCCATCGCGCAGTTCAAGCTGCGTGAGGGTCAGCCGATCGGCTGCCACGTCACCCTCCGTGGTGACCGCATGTGGGAGTTCCTGGACCGTACGCTGTCGCTCGCGCTGCCGCGTATCCGTGACTTCCGTGGTCTGTCGCCGAAGCAGTTCGACGGCCGTGGCAACTACACCTTCGGTCTCACGGAGCAGGTCATGTTCCACGAGATCGACCAGGACAAGATCGACCGTACCCGGGGTATGGACATCACCGTGGTCACCACGGCGACCAACGACGCTGAGGGCCGCGCGCTCCTTCGTCACCTCGGCTTCCCGTTCAAGGAGGCGTAA
- the rplP gene encoding 50S ribosomal protein L16, with translation MLIPRRVKHRKQHHPKRRGMAKGGTTVAFGEYGIQALTPAYVTNRQIEAARIAMTRHIKRGGKVWINIYPDRPLTKKPAETRMGSGKGSPEWWVANVHPGRVMFELSYPNEKIAREALTRAAHKLPMKCRIVRREAGEA, from the coding sequence ATGCTGATCCCCCGTAGGGTCAAGCACCGCAAGCAGCACCACCCCAAGCGCCGCGGTATGGCCAAGGGTGGTACGACGGTTGCGTTCGGCGAGTACGGCATCCAGGCCCTCACGCCGGCGTACGTGACCAACCGCCAGATCGAGGCGGCTCGTATCGCGATGACCCGCCACATCAAGCGTGGCGGCAAGGTCTGGATCAACATCTACCCGGACCGCCCCCTGACGAAGAAGCCTGCCGAGACCCGCATGGGTTCCGGTAAGGGTTCTCCGGAGTGGTGGGTCGCGAACGTTCACCCGGGTCGGGTGATGTTCGAGCTGTCCTACCCGAACGAGAAGATTGCTCGTGAGGCGCTCACCCGCGCTGCTCACAAGCTCCCGATGAAGTGCCGCATCGTTCGGCGCGAGGCAGGTGAGGCGTGA
- the rplV gene encoding 50S ribosomal protein L22: MEARAQARYIRVTPMKARRVVDLIRGMDATEAQAVLRFAPQAASVPVGKVLDSAIANAAHNYDHTDASSLVISEAYVDEGPTLKRFRPRAQGRAYRIRKRTSHITVVVSSKEGTR; the protein is encoded by the coding sequence ATGGAAGCCAGGGCCCAGGCGCGGTACATCCGCGTCACGCCCATGAAGGCCCGCCGCGTGGTGGACCTCATCCGTGGCATGGATGCCACGGAGGCTCAGGCGGTCCTGCGCTTCGCCCCGCAGGCCGCGAGCGTGCCGGTTGGCAAGGTGCTGGACAGCGCCATTGCCAACGCTGCACACAACTACGACCACACCGACGCCTCTTCGCTGGTCATCAGCGAGGCGTACGTGGACGAGGGCCCGACCCTGAAGCGGTTCCGTCCGCGTGCTCAGGGCCGTGCCTACCGGATCCGTAAGCGGACCAGCCACATCACCGTGGTCGTCAGCAGCAAGGAAGGAACCCGGTAA
- the rplD gene encoding 50S ribosomal protein L4, which yields MSTIDILSPAGDKAGTVELPAEIFDAKTSVPLIHQVVVAQLAAARQGTHKTKTRGEVRGGGKKPYRQKGTGRARQGSTRAPQFAGGGVVHGPQPRDYSQRTPKKMKAAALRGALSDRARHSRIHVVTGVVEGAVSTKAAKTLFGKISERKNLLLVVDRADEAAWLSARNLPQVHILEPGQLNTYDVIVSDDVVFTQAAFESFVSGPQTAETEGSDA from the coding sequence ATGAGCACCATTGACATCCTTTCGCCGGCTGGCGACAAGGCCGGGACCGTCGAGCTCCCCGCGGAGATCTTCGACGCGAAGACCAGCGTTCCGCTGATCCACCAGGTCGTCGTCGCTCAGCTCGCGGCTGCCCGCCAGGGCACGCACAAGACCAAGACCCGCGGCGAAGTCCGTGGTGGTGGCAAGAAGCCTTACCGCCAGAAGGGCACCGGCCGCGCCCGTCAGGGTTCGACCCGTGCGCCGCAGTTCGCCGGCGGTGGCGTCGTCCACGGCCCGCAGCCGCGTGACTACTCGCAGCGCACCCCCAAGAAGATGAAGGCCGCCGCCCTGCGCGGTGCCCTCTCCGACCGGGCGCGCCACTCCCGCATCCACGTCGTCACCGGCGTGGTCGAGGGTGCGGTTTCCACCAAGGCCGCCAAGACGCTGTTCGGCAAGATCTCGGAGCGCAAGAACCTGCTCCTGGTCGTCGACCGCGCCGACGAGGCCGCGTGGCTGTCCGCTCGCAACCTGCCCCAGGTTCACATCCTGGAGCCGGGCCAGCTGAACACGTACGACGTGATCGTCTCTGACGACGTGGTCTTCACTCAGGCCGCTTTCGAGTCCTTCGTGTCTGGCCCCCAGACCGCTGAGACCGAAGGGAGCGACGCCTGA
- the secY gene encoding preprotein translocase subunit SecY, whose product MLTAFAQAFKTPDLRKKLLFTLGIIVLYRMGTHVPIPGVSYKNVQICVDQAQQGNSLFGLVNMFSGGALLQITIFALGIMPYITASIILQLLTVVIPRLEALKKEGQAGTAKITQYTRYLTVALAILQGTGLVATARNGALFSGCQVATEIVPNHSIFTTITMVVTMTAGTAAVMWLGELITDRGIGNGMSILMFISIASSFPTSLWAIKKQGHLAQGWIEFSTVILVGLVMVALVVFVEQAQRRIPVQYAKRMIGRRSYGGTSTYIPLKVNQAGVIPVIFASSLLYIPALVVQFSNSTAGWATWVKDNFVKGDHPYYIITYFLLIVFFAFFYVAISFNPEEVADNMKKYGGFIPGIRAGRPTAEYLSYVLNRITWPGSLYLGLIALVPTMALVIFGANQSFPLGGTSILIIVGVGLETVKQIESQLQQRNYEGFLR is encoded by the coding sequence GTGCTCACCGCGTTCGCCCAGGCGTTCAAGACGCCTGACCTGCGCAAGAAGCTGCTCTTCACGCTCGGCATCATCGTGCTCTACCGGATGGGGACGCACGTCCCGATCCCCGGTGTGAGCTACAAGAACGTGCAGATCTGTGTGGACCAGGCCCAGCAGGGCAACAGCCTTTTCGGCCTGGTGAACATGTTCAGCGGCGGCGCGCTGCTGCAGATCACGATCTTTGCGCTGGGCATCATGCCGTACATCACGGCGAGCATCATTCTGCAGCTGCTGACCGTGGTGATCCCGCGCCTGGAGGCCCTCAAGAAGGAGGGCCAGGCCGGCACGGCCAAGATCACGCAGTACACGCGTTATCTGACCGTGGCGCTGGCGATCCTGCAGGGCACCGGCCTGGTGGCCACCGCCCGCAACGGCGCGCTGTTCAGCGGCTGCCAGGTCGCCACCGAGATCGTGCCGAACCACTCGATCTTCACCACCATCACGATGGTGGTCACCATGACCGCCGGCACCGCCGCCGTCATGTGGCTCGGTGAGCTCATCACCGACCGCGGCATCGGTAACGGCATGTCGATCCTGATGTTCATCTCGATCGCCTCCAGCTTCCCGACCTCGCTGTGGGCCATCAAGAAGCAGGGCCACCTGGCGCAGGGCTGGATCGAGTTCAGCACCGTCATCCTGGTCGGCCTCGTCATGGTCGCCCTGGTGGTCTTCGTGGAGCAGGCCCAGCGCCGCATCCCGGTGCAGTACGCGAAGCGCATGATCGGCCGCCGTTCCTACGGCGGTACATCGACCTACATCCCGCTGAAGGTCAATCAGGCGGGTGTGATTCCCGTCATCTTCGCGTCGTCGCTGCTCTACATCCCGGCGCTGGTCGTGCAGTTCTCCAACTCGACCGCGGGCTGGGCGACCTGGGTCAAGGACAACTTCGTCAAGGGCGACCACCCGTACTACATCATCACGTACTTCCTCCTGATCGTGTTCTTCGCCTTCTTCTATGTGGCGATCTCGTTCAACCCCGAGGAAGTCGCTGACAACATGAAGAAGTATGGTGGCTTCATCCCGGGCATCCGGGCTGGTCGACCTACTGCTGAGTACCTGAGCTACGTGCTCAACCGGATCACCTGGCCGGGGTCGCTGTATCTGGGACTGATCGCGCTCGTACCGACGATGGCGTTGGTGATCTTCGGGGCCAACCAGAGCTTCCCGCTGGGCGGGACAAGCATCCTCATCATCGTGGGTGTGGGTCTGGAGACCGTGAAGCAGATCGAGAGCCAGCTCCAGCAGCGCAATTACGAAGGGTTCCTCCGCTGA
- the rplX gene encoding 50S ribosomal protein L24, which produces MKIKKGDLVQVITGKDKGKQGKVIAAFPREDRVLVEGVNRVKKHTKAGQTARGSQTGGIVTTEAPIHVSNVQLVVEKDGNKVVTRVGYRFDDEGNKVRVAKRTGEDI; this is translated from the coding sequence ATGAAGATCAAGAAGGGCGACCTGGTTCAGGTCATCACCGGTAAGGACAAGGGCAAGCAGGGCAAGGTCATCGCGGCCTTCCCCCGCGAGGACCGCGTCCTGGTCGAGGGTGTCAACCGGGTCAAGAAGCACACGAAGGCCGGCCAGACCGCTCGCGGTTCGCAGACCGGCGGCATCGTGACGACCGAGGCCCCGATCCACGTGAGCAATGTTCAGCTCGTCGTGGAGAAGGACGGCAACAAGGTCGTCACGCGTGTCGGTTACCGCTTCGACGACGAGGGCAACAAGGTTCGCGTTGCCAAGCGGACGGGTGAGGACATCTGA
- the rplF gene encoding 50S ribosomal protein L6, giving the protein MSRIGKLPIQVPAGVDVTIDGRTVNVKGPKGTLTHTVAAPIEIVKGEDGVLNVTRPNDERQNKALHGLSRTLVANMITGVTQGYIKALEISGVGYRVQAKGSNLEFALGYSHPITIEAPEGITFKVESPTKFSVEGIDKQKVGEVAANIRKLRKPDPYKAKGVKYAGEVIRRKVGKAGK; this is encoded by the coding sequence ATGTCGCGAATCGGCAAGCTCCCCATCCAGGTTCCCGCTGGTGTGGACGTCACCATCGACGGCCGTACGGTCAACGTGAAGGGCCCCAAGGGCACCCTCACGCACACCGTTGCCGCGCCGATCGAGATTGTTAAGGGCGAGGACGGCGTTCTCAACGTCACCCGTCCCAACGACGAGCGTCAGAACAAGGCCCTGCACGGCCTGTCCCGCACGCTGGTGGCGAACATGATCACCGGCGTGACCCAGGGATACATCAAGGCGCTCGAGATCAGCGGTGTCGGTTACCGCGTCCAGGCGAAGGGCTCCAACCTGGAGTTCGCGCTCGGATACAGCCACCCGATCACCATCGAGGCTCCCGAAGGCATCACCTTCAAGGTCGAGTCGCCCACGAAGTTCTCGGTCGAGGGCATCGACAAGCAGAAGGTCGGCGAGGTCGCGGCGAACATCCGCAAGCTGCGGAAGCCCGACCCGTACAAGGCCAAGGGCGTCAAGTACGCCGGCGAGGTCATCCGCCGCAAGGTCGGAAAGGCTGGTAAGTAA
- a CDS encoding type Z 30S ribosomal protein S14 produces MAKKALIAKAARKPKFAVRAYNRCQRCGRPHSVYRKFGLCRVCLREMAHRGELPGVTKSSW; encoded by the coding sequence ATGGCGAAGAAGGCTCTTATCGCGAAGGCTGCCCGTAAGCCCAAGTTCGCTGTGCGTGCGTACAACCGCTGCCAGCGCTGTGGCCGGCCGCACTCCGTGTACCGCAAGTTCGGCCTGTGCCGCGTGTGCCTCCGTGAGATGGCTCACCGTGGCGAGCTGCCGGGCGTGACCAAGAGCTCCTGGTAA
- the rpmC gene encoding 50S ribosomal protein L29 produces the protein MSAGTKASELRELGNEELVAKLSEAKEELFNLRFQAATGQLENHGRLKSVRKDIARIYTLMRERELGIETVESA, from the coding sequence ATGTCGGCCGGAACCAAGGCGTCCGAGCTGCGCGAGCTGGGCAACGAGGAGCTTGTTGCCAAGCTCAGCGAGGCCAAGGAAGAGCTGTTCAACCTCCGCTTCCAGGCGGCGACCGGCCAGCTCGAGAACCACGGTCGGCTCAAGTCCGTCCGTAAGGACATCGCCCGGATCTACACCCTGATGCGCGAGCGCGAGCTGGGCATCGAGACGGTGGAGAGCGCCTGA
- the rpsH gene encoding 30S ribosomal protein S8, which produces MTMTDPIADMLTRLRNANSAYHDSVVMPHSKIKSHIAEILQQEGFITGWKVEDAEVGKNLVLELKFGPNRERSIAGIKRISKPGLRVYAKSTNLPKVLGGLGVAIISTSHGLLTGQQAGKKGVGGEVLAYVW; this is translated from the coding sequence ATGACCATGACTGACCCCATCGCAGACATGCTCACGCGTCTGCGTAACGCGAACTCGGCGTACCACGACTCCGTCGTGATGCCGCACAGCAAGATCAAGTCGCACATCGCGGAGATCCTCCAGCAGGAGGGCTTCATCACCGGCTGGAAGGTCGAGGACGCCGAGGTCGGCAAGAACCTCGTCCTTGAGCTGAAGTTCGGCCCGAACCGTGAGCGCTCGATCGCTGGCATCAAGCGGATCTCGAAGCCGGGTCTGCGTGTGTACGCGAAGTCCACCAACCTGCCGAAGGTCCTCGGCGGCCTGGGCGTGGCGATCATCTCCACGTCCCACGGTCTCCTGACCGGTCAGCAGGCAGGCAAGAAGGGCGTGGGTGGGGAAGTCCTCGCCTACGTCTGGTAG
- the rpsS gene encoding 30S ribosomal protein S19 produces the protein MPRSLKKGPFVDGHLIKKVDVQNEAGTKNVIKTWSRRSMIIPSMLGHTIAVHNGKIHVPVFVTESMVGHKLGEFSPTRTFRGHVKDDRKSKRR, from the coding sequence ATGCCGCGCAGTCTCAAGAAGGGGCCCTTCGTCGACGGACACCTCATCAAGAAGGTGGACGTACAGAACGAGGCAGGCACCAAGAACGTCATCAAGACCTGGTCCCGTCGCTCGATGATCATTCCCAGCATGCTGGGTCACACCATCGCGGTGCACAACGGCAAGATCCACGTCCCGGTGTTCGTCACCGAGTCGATGGTCGGCCACAAGCTCGGCGAGTTCTCGCCGACTCGCACCTTCCGCGGCCACGTCAAGGACGACCGGAAGTCGAAGCGCCGCTAA
- the rplO gene encoding 50S ribosomal protein L15, with protein sequence MAENKPLKAHDLRPAPGAKTAKTRVGRGEASKGKTAGRGTKGTKARYQVPERFEGGQMPLHMRLPKLKGFKNPFRTEFQVVNLDKLGALYPEGGEVTVADLVAKGAVRKNSLVKVLGQGEISVALQVTVDAVSGSAKEKIAAAGGTVTELV encoded by the coding sequence ATGGCGGAGAACAAGCCGCTCAAGGCCCACGACCTCCGTCCCGCCCCGGGCGCCAAGACCGCCAAGACCCGTGTGGGTCGTGGTGAGGCGTCGAAGGGTAAGACGGCCGGCCGTGGTACCAAGGGTACGAAGGCCCGTTACCAGGTTCCGGAGCGCTTCGAGGGTGGCCAGATGCCCCTCCACATGCGTCTTCCGAAGCTGAAGGGCTTCAAGAACCCGTTCCGCACCGAGTTCCAGGTCGTGAACCTGGACAAGCTCGGCGCCCTCTACCCCGAGGGTGGCGAAGTCACCGTTGCCGACCTGGTCGCCAAGGGTGCCGTGCGCAAGAACAGCCTCGTCAAGGTCCTGGGCCAGGGCGAGATCTCCGTGGCGCTGCAGGTGACGGTCGACGCCGTCTCCGGCTCCGCCAAGGAGAAGATTGCCGCCGCTGGCGGCACCGTCACCGAGCTCGTCTGA
- the rplN gene encoding 50S ribosomal protein L14 has translation MIQQESRLRVADNTGAKEILCIRVLGGSGRRYAGIGDVIVATVKDAIPGGNVKKGDVVKAVVVRTVKERRRQDGSYIRFDENAAVILKNDGDPRGTRIFGPVGRELREKKFMKIISLAPEVL, from the coding sequence GTGATCCAGCAGGAGTCGCGACTGCGTGTCGCCGACAACACTGGTGCCAAGGAGATCCTTTGCATCCGTGTTCTCGGTGGCTCCGGTCGCCGCTACGCGGGCATCGGTGACGTCATTGTCGCCACCGTCAAGGACGCGATCCCCGGTGGCAACGTGAAGAAGGGCGACGTCGTCAAGGCTGTCGTCGTGCGCACCGTCAAGGAGCGTCGTCGTCAGGACGGCTCGTACATCCGCTTCGACGAGAACGCGGCCGTCATCCTCAAGAACGATGGCGACCCCCGCGGCACCCGCATCTTCGGCCCGGTGGGCCGGGAGCTGCGCGAGAAGAAGTTCATGAAGATCATCTCGCTCGCGCCGGAGGTGCTGTAA
- the rplB gene encoding 50S ribosomal protein L2, which produces MGIRKYKPTTPGRRGSSVADFVEITRSTPEKSLVRPLHSKGGRNNTGRVTVRHQGGGHKRAYRVIDFRRHDKDGVPAKVAHIEYDPNRTARIALLHYADGEKRYIIAPRGLSQGDRIENGPSADIKPGNNLALRNIPVGTTIHAIELRPGGGAKFARSAGASVQLLAKEGTMAHLRMPSGEIRLVDARCRATIGEVGNAEQSNINWGKAGRMRWKGVRPTVRGVAMNPVDHPHGGGEGKTSGGRHPVSPWGQKEGRTRSPKKASSKYIVRRRKTNKKR; this is translated from the coding sequence ATGGGTATCCGCAAGTACAAGCCGACGACTCCGGGCCGTCGTGGCTCCAGCGTCGCCGACTTTGTCGAGATCACGCGGTCCACGCCGGAGAAGTCGCTGGTCCGCCCCCTGCACAGCAAGGGCGGCCGTAACAACACCGGTCGTGTGACCGTCCGCCACCAGGGCGGTGGCCACAAGCGCGCCTACCGAGTGATCGACTTCCGTCGTCACGACAAGGACGGCGTGCCGGCGAAGGTCGCTCACATCGAGTACGACCCCAACCGCACCGCGCGCATCGCGCTCCTGCACTACGCGGACGGCGAGAAGCGCTACATCATCGCCCCCCGTGGCCTGAGCCAGGGCGACCGTATCGAGAACGGTCCGTCCGCCGACATCAAGCCCGGTAACAACCTGGCGCTGCGCAACATCCCGGTCGGTACGACCATCCACGCCATCGAGCTGCGGCCCGGCGGCGGCGCGAAGTTCGCCCGTTCCGCGGGTGCCTCCGTGCAGCTGCTGGCGAAGGAGGGCACGATGGCCCACCTTCGTATGCCGTCCGGCGAGATTCGCCTGGTCGACGCCCGCTGCCGCGCCACCATCGGCGAGGTCGGCAACGCCGAGCAGTCGAACATCAACTGGGGCAAGGCCGGCCGTATGCGCTGGAAGGGCGTTCGCCCGACCGTCCGCGGTGTCGCGATGAACCCGGTTGACCACCCGCACGGTGGTGGTGAAGGCAAGACTTCCGGTGGTCGCCACCCGGTCTCGCCGTGGGGTCAGAAGGAGGGTCGTACTCGCTCGCCGAAGAAGGCATCGAGCAAGTACATCGTCCGCCGCCGCAAGACGAACAAGAAGCGCTAG
- the rplW gene encoding 50S ribosomal protein L23 yields MSEATVTSKTFSDPRDLLIKPVVSEKSYALLDENKYTFIVKPGSNKTQIKQAVEAVFSVKVIGVNTINRQGKRKRTKTGFGKRADTKRAIVTLAEGDRIDIFGQAS; encoded by the coding sequence ATGTCTGAGGCGACCGTTACCAGCAAGACCTTCTCGGACCCGCGCGACCTGCTGATCAAGCCGGTCGTCTCGGAGAAGAGCTACGCGCTGCTGGACGAGAACAAGTACACGTTCATCGTGAAGCCGGGCTCCAACAAGACCCAGATCAAGCAGGCCGTGGAAGCGGTCTTCTCGGTCAAGGTCATCGGGGTCAACACGATCAACCGCCAGGGCAAGCGCAAGCGCACGAAGACCGGTTTCGGCAAGCGTGCCGACACCAAGCGCGCCATCGTGACCCTTGCTGAGGGCGACCGTATCGACATCTTCGGCCAGGCCTCCTAA
- the rpsC gene encoding 30S ribosomal protein S3, producing MGQKVNPHGFRLGITTDFKSRWYADKLYKDYVKEDVAIRRMMTSGMERAGISKVEIERTRDRVRVDIHTARPGIVIGRRGAEADRIRGDLEKLTGKQVQLNILEVKNPEMDAQLVAQAVAEQLSSRVSFRRAMRKSMQGTMKAGAKGIKIQCGGRLGGAEMSRSEFYREGRVPLHTLRANVDYGFFEAKTTFGRIGVKVWIYKGDVKNIAEVRAENAAARAGNRPARGGANDRPAGGRGGRGGERGGRGRKPQQAAPAAEAPKAEAPAAAAPAESTGTEA from the coding sequence ATGGGCCAGAAGGTAAACCCGCACGGGTTCCGGCTCGGCATTACCACGGACTTCAAGTCCCGTTGGTACGCCGACAAGCTGTACAAGGACTACGTCAAGGAAGACGTCGCCATCCGCAGGATGATGACGTCCGGCATGGAGCGCGCCGGCATCTCGAAGGTTGAGATCGAGCGCACCCGTGACCGCGTGCGGGTGGACATCCACACCGCGCGTCCGGGCATCGTCATCGGCCGCCGTGGCGCCGAGGCCGACCGCATCCGCGGCGACCTCGAAAAGCTCACGGGCAAGCAGGTCCAGCTGAACATTCTTGAGGTCAAGAACCCCGAGATGGACGCTCAGCTGGTCGCGCAGGCCGTTGCCGAGCAGCTCTCCTCCCGCGTCTCCTTCCGTCGCGCCATGCGTAAGAGCATGCAGGGCACGATGAAGGCCGGCGCCAAGGGCATCAAGATCCAGTGCGGTGGCCGCCTCGGCGGCGCCGAGATGTCCCGCTCGGAGTTCTACCGCGAGGGCCGTGTGCCCCTGCACACGCTCCGCGCGAACGTGGACTACGGCTTCTTCGAGGCCAAGACGACCTTCGGCCGCATCGGCGTGAAGGTCTGGATCTACAAGGGCGATGTCAAGAACATCGCCGAGGTCCGCGCCGAGAACGCAGCGGCCCGTGCGGGTAACCGCCCGGCCCGTGGTGGCGCCAACGACCGTCCGGCCGGTGGCCGCGGTGGCCGTGGCGGCGAGCGTGGCGGTCGCGGCCGCAAGCCGCAGCAGGCTGCGCCGGCTGCCGAGGCCCCCAAGGCCGAGGCTCCCGCCGCTGCCGCTCCGGCTGAGAGCACCGGAACGGAGGCCTGA